A genome region from Pseudomonas helmanticensis includes the following:
- a CDS encoding transposase: protein MGTMERYSKVGMQELDQRLSKIVEAARKKPVSVYRYGAPWVWIVSQDDWQGALKEVSSYIPPGHSLVLLRPQIDDLLDAHKGLMHDLNAEPGMLIPAQTVMHILLLQLLYSVPSEQQLYEQLNYNLLFRWFVGLGLNQKVWSFNVLSRDIATLLNNPRAVLLIQKIIGEVFCGALLQMPEFSLNFALLHTWLGKHACASTASN from the coding sequence ATGGGGACTATGGAACGCTACTCGAAAGTGGGCATGCAGGAACTCGATCAACGCCTGTCGAAGATCGTCGAAGCCGCGCGCAAGAAGCCGGTTTCGGTGTATCGCTACGGCGCGCCGTGGGTCTGGATCGTCTCGCAGGATGATTGGCAGGGCGCCTTGAAAGAGGTTTCCAGCTACATTCCGCCAGGCCATTCGCTGGTGCTGCTGCGCCCTCAGATCGATGATTTGCTCGACGCGCACAAAGGCCTCATGCATGACCTCAATGCCGAGCCCGGCATGCTCATTCCCGCGCAAACGGTCATGCACATCCTGCTCCTGCAACTGCTGTATTCGGTGCCAAGCGAACAGCAGCTTTACGAACAGCTCAACTACAACCTGCTGTTCCGCTGGTTCGTCGGCCTCGGTCTGAACCAGAAAGTCTGGAGCTTCAACGTCCTCAGTCGCGACATCGCCACGCTGCTCAACAACCCGCGTGCGGTGCTGCTCATTCAAAAAATCATCGGCGAAGTGTTTTGCGGCGCGTTGCTGCAAATGCCCGAGTTCTCGCTGAACTTCGCGCTCTTGCACACGTGGCTGGGCAAGCACGCCTGTGCCTCGACAGCCAGCAATTGA
- a CDS encoding DSD1 family PLP-dependent enzyme, translating into MRPGDRGGPYTEYFRALNKELKDKGPMRPVLLIDLNRLDHNIDVVMQSVKRGGKQLRLVEKSLPSPGLLSYIAQRAGTQKLMSFHQPFLNHDAVTFPQSDILLGKPLPVRSAELFYQSHKGPFDPAKQLQWLLDGPERLQQYLQLAQGLGTRMRINIELDVGLHRGGVSDLNVLGQMLTLISANAQHLEFAGFMGYDPFVGMGVPGILGSPEELFAKVMLIYQRCVDFTRQQFPGLWHDGLCLNTAGSPSYRIHENEKLSTEVSVGTAMLKPTHYDLPSLVEHEPAVYIATPVLKSTGAVNIPALDDKSRLFSWWDTNQRQTFFIYGGNWMAEFESPSGLQSNSVYGRSSNQEMVNGSNAVGLTVEDQVFLRPTQTEAVLLQFGDLLAVRGGKIVDTWPVYT; encoded by the coding sequence CTGCGGCCGGGTGATCGTGGCGGGCCGTATACCGAGTATTTCCGTGCTTTGAACAAGGAGCTGAAGGACAAAGGCCCGATGCGCCCGGTACTGTTGATCGATCTGAATCGTCTCGATCACAACATCGATGTGGTGATGCAGTCGGTCAAGCGCGGCGGCAAGCAACTGCGCCTGGTGGAGAAGTCGCTGCCGTCACCGGGACTGTTGAGCTACATCGCCCAACGTGCCGGGACGCAAAAATTGATGTCGTTCCATCAGCCGTTTCTCAATCACGATGCTGTCACGTTCCCCCAGTCTGACATTCTGCTCGGCAAGCCGTTGCCGGTGCGTTCGGCAGAGCTGTTTTATCAATCCCACAAAGGCCCGTTCGATCCCGCGAAGCAACTGCAATGGTTGCTCGACGGCCCCGAACGTTTGCAGCAATACCTGCAACTCGCGCAGGGCCTGGGTACGCGGATGCGCATCAACATCGAACTGGATGTCGGCCTGCATCGCGGCGGCGTCAGTGATTTGAATGTGCTGGGGCAGATGCTCACGCTGATCAGCGCCAATGCGCAGCATCTGGAGTTTGCCGGGTTCATGGGCTACGACCCGTTCGTGGGCATGGGCGTGCCGGGGATTCTCGGTTCGCCTGAAGAGCTGTTCGCCAAGGTCATGCTGATTTATCAGCGCTGCGTGGATTTCACCCGGCAGCAGTTTCCGGGGTTGTGGCACGACGGCTTGTGCCTGAACACCGCCGGCAGCCCGAGTTACCGCATTCATGAAAATGAAAAGCTCAGCACCGAGGTGTCGGTGGGCACGGCGATGCTCAAGCCGACGCACTATGATTTGCCGTCGCTGGTCGAGCACGAACCGGCGGTTTACATCGCCACGCCAGTGCTGAAAAGCACCGGTGCGGTGAACATCCCGGCGCTGGACGACAAGTCCAGGCTGTTTTCGTGGTGGGACACCAACCAGCGCCAGACCTTTTTCATCTATGGCGGCAACTGGATGGCCGAGTTCGAATCGCCGTCCGGTTTGCAGAGCAATAGCGTGTATGGCCGCAGCTCCAATCAGGAGATGGTCAACGGCTCGAATGCCGTGGGCCTGACCGTTGAGGATCAAGTGTTCCTGCGCCCTACCCAGACCGAAGCGGTGTTGTTGCAATTCGGCGACCTGCTGGCGGTGCGCGGCGGCAAAATCGTCGACACCTGGCCCGTCTACACCTGA
- a CDS encoding D-arabinono-1,4-lactone oxidase, with translation MASNPALGQLMRAPRLIPWRNWSGAQSCLPAARLAPKNLDELTTVIKQAQGNIRPVGSAHSFSALVPTDGTLLSLSYFNGLLDHDAKTLQAEFAAGTPMSRMGTPLKDIGQALQNMADIDYQTLAGAISTSTHGTGKTFQSYSAHVCGMQLVTASGEVLDCDSQRHADVFSAARVSLGALGVATKIRLQNRPAYRLRERQWIAKTEELLEDVDKNTAENQHWEMLVVTHSDYALSIALNETDDPATPPIPPEEEGGNEFVTLIEKIDKYGSDFPELRRTMLNSLRHLANFDDRVGDSFDIYANVRTVRFNEMEYSVPAEHGPACLREILKLIQDKDLRTWFPIEYRYVKADDIPLSMFEGRDSCSISVHQHYQMDHHNFFAAVEPIFWKYNGRPHWGKLHTLNAKSLQPLYPRWREFVEVRQALDPSGRFLNAHLSSILGVS, from the coding sequence TTGGCGAGCAATCCGGCATTGGGCCAATTGATGCGCGCGCCACGGCTGATCCCATGGCGCAACTGGTCGGGCGCACAGAGTTGCCTGCCAGCAGCGCGGCTGGCACCGAAGAATCTCGATGAACTGACAACTGTGATAAAGCAGGCACAAGGCAACATCCGCCCAGTCGGTTCGGCGCATTCCTTCAGCGCACTGGTGCCTACCGACGGCACGCTGTTGTCGCTGAGCTACTTCAACGGTCTGCTCGACCACGACGCGAAAACCCTGCAAGCCGAATTCGCCGCCGGCACACCGATGTCACGCATGGGCACGCCGTTGAAAGACATCGGCCAGGCCCTGCAAAACATGGCCGACATCGATTACCAGACCCTCGCCGGGGCGATCTCGACGTCCACTCACGGCACCGGTAAAACCTTCCAGTCCTACTCGGCGCACGTCTGCGGCATGCAACTGGTGACCGCCAGTGGCGAGGTGCTCGACTGCGACAGTCAGCGCCATGCGGACGTGTTCAGCGCTGCTCGCGTATCCCTCGGCGCCCTTGGCGTGGCGACGAAAATCCGCCTGCAAAATCGCCCGGCCTATCGCCTGCGCGAGCGTCAATGGATCGCCAAGACTGAAGAATTGCTCGAAGACGTCGACAAGAACACCGCTGAAAACCAGCACTGGGAAATGCTCGTCGTCACCCATTCCGACTACGCCTTGTCCATCGCCCTCAACGAAACCGACGACCCGGCCACGCCGCCGATCCCGCCCGAAGAGGAGGGCGGCAACGAGTTCGTCACCCTCATCGAAAAGATCGACAAGTACGGCAGCGACTTCCCCGAGCTGCGCCGCACGATGCTCAACAGCCTGCGCCATCTGGCGAATTTCGATGACCGCGTCGGCGACTCGTTCGACATCTACGCCAACGTGCGCACCGTGCGCTTCAACGAGATGGAATATTCAGTGCCGGCCGAACACGGCCCGGCCTGCCTGCGCGAGATTCTCAAGCTGATTCAGGACAAGGACCTGCGCACCTGGTTTCCCATCGAGTACCGCTACGTCAAAGCCGATGACATTCCATTGAGCATGTTCGAGGGGCGCGACAGCTGTTCGATCTCGGTGCACCAGCATTACCAGATGGACCATCACAACTTCTTTGCCGCCGTCGAGCCGATCTTCTGGAAGTACAACGGCCGGCCGCACTGGGGCAAGTTGCACACGCTCAACGCGAAGAGTCTGCAGCCGCTGTACCCGCGCTGGCGCGAGTTTGTCGAGGTGCGCCAGGCGCTTGATCCGAGCGGGCGCTTTCTCAACGCGCATCTGTCGTCGATTCTGGGGGTGAGCTGA
- a CDS encoding c-type cytochrome — protein sequence MRVLPLTLLLALSTALFGCGEDPKPPASANSNAMPKDPALAQIYANSCQLCHANPAANAPLTGDRKAWEPRIQQGSDTLLDHAINGYNGMPPMGQCVECSQEQFLQLIGFMADQPLPQ from the coding sequence ATGCGGGTACTCCCACTCACTTTACTGCTGGCACTGTCCACGGCGCTGTTCGGCTGCGGCGAAGACCCCAAACCCCCGGCCAGCGCCAACAGCAACGCCATGCCCAAAGACCCGGCCCTGGCGCAGATCTACGCCAACAGCTGCCAGCTCTGCCACGCCAACCCGGCCGCCAACGCGCCGCTCACCGGTGACCGCAAAGCCTGGGAGCCGCGCATCCAGCAGGGCAGCGACACACTGCTCGACCATGCCATCAACGGCTATAACGGCATGCCGCCGATGGGCCAATGCGTCGAGTGCTCGCAAGAGCAGTTCCTGCAATTGATCGGCTTCATGGCCGACCAGCCTCTCCCTCAATAA